The following proteins are co-located in the Neodiprion virginianus isolate iyNeoVirg1 chromosome 6, iyNeoVirg1.1, whole genome shotgun sequence genome:
- the LOC124306957 gene encoding uncharacterized protein LOC124306957 isoform X1 — protein MFLSMCKVLDYLESTTRSRNFIEGEQVVNANHLIYTGILSENEEQYELLSYCIQSSNTRGDPHEITTVISKTDKVISSVCSCTAGNSGTCKHSAGVLVFCTRNDLAGFKTVSSTDRKCLWSAPRNACLEQYNPKPLSEHGCFNIKKNHKELSDDVKKSIKEKLFSKNLKSALSEHAYERE, from the exons atgtttttatcaaTGTGCAAAGTATTGGATTATTTGGAGTCTACAACGAGAAGccgaaattttattgaagGCGAGCAAGTTGTCAATGCGAATCATTTAATTTATACGGGAATTTTGAGTGAAAATGAAGAGCAgtatgaattattatcatattGTATACAATCATCCAATACTCGGGGAGATCCTCACGAAATAACAACAGTTATTAGTAAAACTGATAAGGTTATTTCCTCAGTGTGCAGCTGTACAGCTGGGAACAGTGGAACATGTAAACATAGTGCTGGTGTTTTGGTGTTTTGCACACG taatgaTTTGGCTGGCTTCAAAACGGTTTCATCAACAGACAGGAAATGTCTTTGGAGTGCACCTCGCAATGCTTGTTTGGAACAATATAATCCAAAGCCTTTGAGTGAACACGGCTGCTTcaatataaagaaaaatcacaaGGAACTAAGTGATGATGTCAAGAAGTCAATCaaggaaaaacttttttcgaaaaatttaaaatcagcTTTGTCAGAGCATGCGTACGAGCGtgaatga
- the LOC124306957 gene encoding uncharacterized protein LOC124306957 isoform X2, with protein sequence MSYVNLLDYLESTTRSRNFIEGEQVVNANHLIYTGILSENEEQYELLSYCIQSSNTRGDPHEITTVISKTDKVISSVCSCTAGNSGTCKHSAGVLVFCTRNDLAGFKTVSSTDRKCLWSAPRNACLEQYNPKPLSEHGCFNIKKNHKELSDDVKKSIKEKLFSKNLKSALSEHAYERE encoded by the exons ATGTCATATGTAAACT TATTGGATTATTTGGAGTCTACAACGAGAAGccgaaattttattgaagGCGAGCAAGTTGTCAATGCGAATCATTTAATTTATACGGGAATTTTGAGTGAAAATGAAGAGCAgtatgaattattatcatattGTATACAATCATCCAATACTCGGGGAGATCCTCACGAAATAACAACAGTTATTAGTAAAACTGATAAGGTTATTTCCTCAGTGTGCAGCTGTACAGCTGGGAACAGTGGAACATGTAAACATAGTGCTGGTGTTTTGGTGTTTTGCACACG taatgaTTTGGCTGGCTTCAAAACGGTTTCATCAACAGACAGGAAATGTCTTTGGAGTGCACCTCGCAATGCTTGTTTGGAACAATATAATCCAAAGCCTTTGAGTGAACACGGCTGCTTcaatataaagaaaaatcacaaGGAACTAAGTGATGATGTCAAGAAGTCAATCaaggaaaaacttttttcgaaaaatttaaaatcagcTTTGTCAGAGCATGCGTACGAGCGtgaatga